Sequence from the Herbaspirillum sp. meg3 genome:
CTTGGCCCCGATCTCAAGGCGGCGCGCTTGCCGGAAGACGGCCCATCGGAAGTGGCGCGCGCATCCAAAGCCTTCAACGCCATGCAGGATCGTATCGCGACCTATATGACCGAGCGCATGCAAATCCTCGCCTCGATTTCGCACGACTTGCAGACGCCGATCACCCGCATGCGCTTGCGCGTCGACGTGATGGACGACGATCCGCAGCACGCCAAACTGCAACAGGATTTGCAGGAAATGGAAAACCTCGTCAAGGAAGGCGTAGCCTATGCGCGCACCTTGCACGGCGCAGCAGAAGCGCCCATCCGCATCGACCCCGACGCCTTGTTTGACAGTCTGATGTGCGACTACGTCGACGCCGGCAGCGATGTGTCTCTGGAGGGGAATATCGGCGCGCCATTGGTGACTCGCCCGCAAGCGCTGCGGCGCATCCTCGGCAACCTGATCGACAATGCATTGAAGTACGGCGGCAGCGCGCGCATCGTGGTGGCGTCATCTCCTCAAGATGGATCGGTAACGATTGCCGTGCGCGACCACGGGCCGGGCATTCCGCCCGCATTGCTGGAGGCTGTGTTTGAACCCTTCTATCGCGTGGAAGAATCGCGCAACCGGCAAACCGGCGGCACAGGGTTGGGGCTGGCCATTGCGCGGCAACTGGCGCTGGCGATGGATGCTTCGCTGTCCTTGCACAATCTGCCGGAGGGCGGCCTGGAAGCGCGGCTGACTTTGGCTAAGATGCACTGAACGTTTTCTGCATTCTGCATCTGGCACGGCGAAGGCCTGTCGTTACCTCATCGGTAACGGCAGGTCTTTTTCATTGTGGTGCAATCCGATTAGCGTCAGACCAGATTGATTTCCACACCAATGTTGCCGCGTGTAGCCTTGGAGTAGGGGCAGGTCGCGTGCGCCGCATCCAGCAGCGCCTGAGCGACGTCGCGTTCGATGCCCGGCAGGCTGACATTGAGGCGCGCCTGCAGGAAGTAGGCGCCGTCGGTGGTGCCAAGATCGACTTCAGCATCCACGGCGAGGTCAGATGGAAGAGCGACTTTCATCTTGCCCGCGGCCAGTCCCATGGCGCCGATGAAGCAGGCCGACCAGCCGGCGGCAAATAGTTGTTCCGGATTGGTGCCGGCACCTGTGCTGCCCGGGGAGGACAGCTGAATATCGAGACGACCGTCGGAGCTGCGCGCAAAACCATCGCGGCCGCCCGAAGAGGTGTGTGTTTTGCCTGTGTACAGTACTTTTTGCAATTGGGTCATGATGAAGTTACTCTCTGAGTAACGAAGTTGCCGAGATGTTTTTTCTGTCCGGCATGGTTTCAAGTGATTTATATCGTATCCGATGTAATCGAATGCGATTAAGTATATCGGTAAATTTAAAGATGTCAATGCATTCGATTAAATCGCATGCGATATATAATGTGAAAATTGCGAAGCATGCCTTTGCATCCACAAGGAGTCATAGCGCCATGCCCAAAACCACTGATATCGCCGATCAAGCCAATCCGAAACTTTCGGAATTCCTGTGCTTCGCCATCTACTCGGCCAACCTCGCATTCGGCAAGGCGTACAAACCGATCCTGGAAGAACTGGGCCTGACCTATACGCAATACATCGCCATCATCGCCTTGTGGGAACAGGACAACCAGACCGTCGGCAGCCTCGGTGAAAAATTGTTTCTGGAATCGAATACGCTCACGCCCATTCTCAAGAAGCTGGAAGCCATGGGATATCTCGTCCGCCAGCGCGATCCCGGCGATGAACGCCAGGTGCTGATCAGCCTGACCGATGCAGGCCGGCGCTTGCGCGAGAAGGGGATGGGGATGGATCTGGTGGACGCCTGCGGTCTGACGTCGGCGGAGTTCTCTCGTGTTCAGGAATCGGTTGCCGCATTGCGCGACAACCTGATCAAATCCACACAGGGTAAAAACTGATGTGCGTTGAGACTTTTCTTGCCTATTTTGTTTGCGTCGTCTGCGCTCGTCACCTGCCTACATAACAGGACGACTGCGTAAGGATTACTCCACGATTTCCGCTTTGCCGTCTGGATAAGGATGCAGGCAATACACCTTGCCTGATTTTCCCTTCATGTGTTTTTGCGGCCAGATGCCGCCGATGCGATAGAGCACCCGGTTGGAAAAAATGATCGGGCCTTCCAGCACCTTTGCTTGTTTGAATCCGCTCTCGCTAAGACAGGCGGCGCGCGTGTCCGTTTTCAATTTTTCCCACTGATCTGCACTGGACGCCTGTGCATTGCCGAGCAATATCAACGACGTTGCGACAGCTGTTAGTTGTAATGTTCGTTTCCAACTTTTTTGCATACTGTTTCCTTTTTCATTTTGCCCGATCGACAACTTTGTCTGATCGTCAAAGTGTCGTGCGGTTCAGATCCAAAAAAAATCCTCATTCATCAAGGCGACATTTTCGAATGTTATCAATAGCGCTTGGTCTTTAAAACGAGAAATAGGTAGTAATACCTATAGCTCTGAAACGGCCTTATTGCCGACAATACGGGCGGTTCGGGGCAGGACGAATATGTTTTTCTTTGCCGAAGGGACGGGCTTCCGAATCGACATTCAAATAAGGATAACAATGAATTTCCTCGCCAATATGACTATCAGCAAACGCCTGAATCTCGGCTTTGCCATCATCCTTTTTTCCGCGATCGGCGTCATTGCAGTGAGTATCTGGCGGTTGCATACCGTCGCCGAAACAACACAGGCGATGATGGAGAAACCGCTGGCGAAAGAACGCCTGGTCTCCGACTGGTATCGCACCATTCACACCAGCGTGCGCCGTACAACGGCGATTGCCAAGAGTTCCGACCCCAGCCTTGGCGCTTTCTTCGCAGAGGATGCGTCGACCTCCACCAAGTTATCCAATGAACAGCAAAAAGCGTTGGAAGCGTTGCTCACCAGCGACCGGGAAAAAGAACTGTTCGCGCAGCTGAGCGCGGTGCGCAAGCGGTATGTCGCGGCGCGTGATGCCATCACCAAAGCCAAGACCGACGGCCAGGTTGAAGAGGCCAATCGCATTCTTGAAAAAGTCTTTCCGGTTGAAGCCAAGGGTTATCTCGATTCGCTGCAACAACTGCTCGATTTGCAGCGTTCCAGCATCGATCAGATCGCGGCCAGCATTCATGCGCTTTACACCATGAGCCGCAATCTGCTGATTGCCTTCGGTGCACTGTTGTTTGTCGCCGGCTGGTTATTCGCATGGCGTCTGGCGCTGAGCATCACGCGTCCGCTCAATCAGGCCGTCAACATTGCCGAGACCGTGGCGGCAGGCGATCTTACGTCGCATATCGATACCAATCGCAAGGATGAAACCGGCAAGCTGCTGCATGCGCTGAAAACCATGAACGACAATCTCTTGCGTATCGTCGGCCAGGTGCGCAGCGGCACCGACACAATCGCTACGGCATCGCGTGAAATCGCGACCGGCAATCTCGACTTGTCTTCGCGTACGGAACAGCAGGCAGGTTCGCTGGAAGAAACTGCCTCGGCGATGGAAGAGCTCACGTCCACGGTGAAGCAGAATGCCGACAACGCACGTCAGGCCAATCAACTGGCTGCGTCGGCATCGGATGTCGCCGTTCAGGGCGGTAGTGTGGTCGGGCAGGTAATCGATACCATGGGCGCCATCAACGAGTCGTCGAAGAAGATCGTCGACATCATCAGCGTCATCGACGGCATCGCGTTCCAGACCAATATCCTTGCACTCAATGCTGCCGTCGAGGCTGCGCGTGCGGGCGAGCAGGGCCGTGGTTTTGCGGTGGTCGCATCGGAAGTGCGCAGCCTTGCGCAACGATCCGCCAGCGCCGCCAAAGAGATCAAGGAACTCATCGACAATTCAGTGCAAAAGGTCGACTCCGGCAGCAAGCTGGTCGAGCAAGCAGGGGCCACGATGACCGAAGTGGTTGCCAGCGTGCGCCGCGTGACGGACATCGTCGGCGAGATCAGTTCCGCCAGCCAAGAGCAGAGCGATGGCATCGAACAGGTGAATCGCGCCATTGCGCAGATGGATGAATCGACGCAACAGAACGCTGCCCTGGTGGAACAAGCTGCTGCCGCTGCGCAATCTTTGCAGGATCAGGCGCATACCCTGACCGAGGTGGTCAGTATTTTCAAGCTTGATAGTGCGGGTGCTGGGAGCGCCTCGTTGTATAAAGCGGCGAGGCCGGTGGCCGCATCTGCGATGAGCGCGGCGCCTGTGACGATGAGGCAACCAGCGGCAACGAGCGCAGCCCGCAAGCCGGCGGCGAAACTTCCTGCAGCAGCAACGGTATCTACGCCTGCGGTCTCCAGACAGCCCAAGCTGCCGGCCGCGACGTCGGACGACGATTGGGAGCAGTTCTAAGCAGAGCGCTTCAGCCGCTTCTGCCTACGTGGCAGAGGTGCTGAGGTTGCTTCGCAACGATGCCGGCGGCGATAGGAAGGTATTGCACAGCCAGCTGCCGGCTTGTCCCAGTCCGCGATCGCGTGACCAGATCAGATGCACCTGGATATTTTTGGGCCAGCCGTTGACCTGAAGTTCTTTCAGGTCGGCGGCGCCAAAGCGTTTGACGATCCAGCGCGGCAGTTCTGCCCAGCCAAATCCCAGTTCGGTCATTTCCAGCAAAATCAGATAGCTCGATGAGGACCAGTGGAACCCTGATCGTGGCGGTTTGACTTCGTCGCGATAGGTGTTCAGGCGCAACTCGCGCGCATCGCGCAGCATGTCGCCGGTGACTTGCGCGGCGCGCGCCAGCGGATGTTTGGTGCTGACGTACAGACCAATCTCGGACTGGTCGGCGATGGGCTCGAAACCGATGTCGGGCGGGTAAGAGGTTTGCGCCGCCACCAGCGCCATCTGCACGCGCCCGGACTGCACCAGATCGACGGCGTCTTGGTCTTCCGCGATCAGACATTCCAGCCGCAGATCGGGATAGCGTTGCTCCAGCTGCGACAGGCTCTTTTCAAAGACGTCGGATTGATAGGTATCCGATAGTGCAAAACTCAGTTGTGCTTCCAGCCCACCGGCAAGCCGCTGCGCGGCACGGCTCAGCCGATCATTGGCGTCGAGCATCTGCTGGGCATGGGCGAGCAGGGCGTGGCCGTGTTCGGTCAGCGTCGGTTTGCGTGTGCTGCGATCAAACAGTGTTACGCCGAGATCGATTTCCAGATTGGCGATGGCTTCGCTGACGGTGGATTGTTGCTTGTCGAGCTTGCGCGCTGCCGCCGAAAAGGAGCCGAGGTTGGCGGATTCGATGAACATCAGCAGGGCGTCGACGGAATGCAGCATGGTGGAAGGATCTCTTTATATCGGTTTTTCCGATGATTAATGATTTTATCCTATCAGATTAAGTGGGGATAATCACCTTCTTATCGAGTAGAAGGAGAGCACCGTGACGCAGGAAAAAACCTTATATGAACGCTTTTTGCATGCCGTCCTGTTTGAGCTGGTGGCCTTGCTGCTGTGCGCGCCGGTGATGTCCTGGCTGTTAGGTGTGTCGTTTGCCCACGCGGGTTTGCTGACGCTGATGATTTCTTTGGTGGCGATGGCGTGGAATGTGATTTTCAACAGCATCTTCGACCGCCTGGAACGCCGCTGGAAGGCTAAGGCGGCTCCGACGGCGGTTGTGGAGCCACGCCGGTTTTCGGTTCGCATCGCGCATGCCGTGATCTTTGAAGCCGGCCTGATCCTCGCTGTCGTGCCGATGGCGGCATGGTGGCTGAATATCGGTCTGGTTGAAGCTTTCATACTGGATATCGGCCTGGTGTTGTTTTTTCTTCCTTACACCTTGGTGTTTAACTGGTGCTACGACAAGATCCGGGCCGGCATGCTCAAAAACGCCACGTGCTGATCGCGTAGGGCACAGGCCGACGCCGGCACTTGTTAACGGTTTTTACATCACTGTTCTCGTGAAATAAAAGGCGACACACAAAATTGAAAACGAGCCGGCGCAATGCCGGCTTTTTTAATTTTCACGCTCATTTCCCTCGTTGATCTGAGGAATGACGCAGTTGCACAAAAGCTATACTGGCCCGCCATTTGCCGGAAATATCCATTAACCGGCACTCTTCGTTGTCAATTTTGCTATCCGCTTTATTGTCACTCCATCATCTTATAAAAATAGAGACTTTCATGAACATCATCGCCAATCTGAAAATCGGCAAGCGTCTTGCGCTCGGATTCTCCGTTATTTTGTTGCTGGCCATTGCGATCATCTGCATCGGCATCTGGCGCCTGCAAGGCGTGACGGATGCGACCAAGGCGATGATGCAGAAGCCGTTGGAAAAAGAACGCCTGATCAGCGACTGGTTTCCCTATGTACAGACATCGATCCTGCGTGTGACTGCCATTGCCAAGAGTACGGATCCTGCGCTGGCCCCTTTCTTCGCCAAGGAAGATGCGGCCTCGTCGAAGATATCGACCGAGTTACTGAAAAAGCTGCAAGCTGTTCTGGAAACGGATCAGGAGCTGGTTCTGTTCAAGAAGATCGAAGAGCAGCGTCAGCTGTATGTTGTGGCGCGTGACCAGATGCGTAAAGCGAAAGCTGCCGGCGATCTCGATGAAGCGAACCGCTTGCTCGAAACCGCCTTCATGCCGCGTGCGACTGATTTGAAAGACGCCTTGCAAAACCTGCTCACGATGCAGCGCAAAAGCATCGACGATACCGCCGCCGACATCGACCGCATGGCGCATACCGGTCGCACTTTACTGATCGTGCTTGGCGTCCTGATCCTGTTGTTTGGCGTGAGCTGCGCCTGGTATCTGACAGTCAATATCACAGGGCCGCTGACAGTGGCGGTGGGTGTGGCACGCGGTATTGCCGATGGCGATCTGACTGCGCGTATCGTCGTCAGGAGCAAGGATGAAGTCGGCATGCTGCTCAGTGCGCTCAAGGATATGAACAGTAGTCTGCTGCGTATCGTCGGTGATGTGCGCGGCGGTACCGATGCCATCGCCACCGCATCGGGCCAAATCGCCAGCGGTAACCTGGACTTGTCATCGCGCACGGAAGAACAGGCCAGTTCGCTTGAACAAACCGCCGCTGCGATGGAACAATTGTCAGCGACAGTGAAGCAAAATTCCGACAACGCGGTACAAGCGAACTCGTTGGCAAACTCGGCTTCTACCGTCGCTGCGGAAGGTGGTGACGTGGTCGGTGAAGTGATCTCGACCATGCGCTCCATTGATGCCTCATCGAAGAAGATCGTGGACATCATCAGCGTGATTGACGGCATCGCGTTTCAGACCAATATTCTTGCGCTCAATGCTGCAGTGGAAGCTGCGCGTGCCGGTGAACAAGGACGCGGCTTTGCCGTTGTGGCATCCGAGGTGCGCAGTCTGGCTCAGCGCAGTGCCGCTGCCGCGAAGGAAATCAAGACCCTCATCGGCGATTCGGTAGAGAAGGTCGGCGCAGGCACGCGTCTGGTGGAGAAAGCCGGCGTCACGATGAACGATGTCGTCGCCAGCGTGAAGCGTGTCACGGATGTCGTCAGCGAAATCTCGGTAGCCAGCCGCGAGCAAAGCGAAGGCATCGATCAGGTAAAACACGCCGTAACGCAAATGGACAGCGTCACTCAACAGAACGCCGCACTGGTGGAAGAGGCTGCTGCGGCAGCCCAATCCTTGCAACAGCAGGCAGACAATCTGGCGCGTATCGTCAGTGTCTTCAAGCTCAGCCATGACGCAGTGCAGGTGGCGCATATGCCGCATACGCCGCGCCGCATGAAAGACATTCCTGCGGATCCGGTACGACTGACGTAATTGCGTGCAATAGAAAACACAACAGCAGCAGACAAAAAAACACCCCTCGAGAGGGGTGTTTTTTTCGTCGGTGAAGGACGCTCACGGCGTGCTTGCAAGTATTTTTACTTCTCAGCAGGTTCCCGGAAGTAAATACGCTTCGGCAGTGCCCACAGCAACAACGCTGCGCCGAGCAGGCATTCCAGCGCGACCACATACAGACCCAGCGATGCGCTGCCGGTGATGTCGCGGATCTTGCCGACCATGTACGGTGTGATGATGCCGCCCAATTGACCGACCGAGTTGATCAGTGCGATACCACCTGCGGCGGCAGCACCGGTCAGCACGCGCGGCGGCAGGATCCAGAACAGACCGATGCCGGCGATGATGCCCGTTGCAGCAAACGACAGACCAACCACCAGCACCAGCGTGTTGCTGCCGAAGTAGGCGCTGACGGCATAACCGACGGCGCCGGCCAGTGCGCAGCAGGCCAGATGCCAGCGGCGTTCGCCGGTGCGGTCCGAGCTGCGACCGATCAGGATCATGCCGATGGCGGCGCAAAGGTAAGGGATCACCGTGATCAGGCCGATGATGAAGGTGTCGTCGGTGCCGGCAGTCTTGATCAGTTGCGGCATCCAGAACACCAGACCGTAGATGCCCGAAGCCAGTACCAGATAGATCAAGGACATGGTGATGGTCGATGGCTGCTTCAACGCGTCGCGGAAAGAATGCACCGCTTCGCTCTTCGGTTCGGCCGCGAGACGGGCAAGCAGCAGTTTCTTTTCGTCGTCTTTCAGCCAGCGCGCGTCTTCGATCTTGTTGTCGATGACGATCCAGCAGATCACGCCGAGCACGATCGATGGAATGCCTTCCAGCAGGAACAGCCATTGCCAGCCATGCAGCGAGCTCACGCCGTGGGTGAACTTCATGATGCCGCCGGAGATCGGGCCACCGATCATGCCGCACAGGGCGATGGCCGCCATGAACAGCGAGTTGATGCGGCCACGACGTTGCGACGGGAACCAGTTGGTGAAGAAGTACAGCGCACCCGGAACGAAGCCGGCTTCCAGGCTGCCGATGAGGAAGCGCAGAATGTAGAACCCGGTTTCATTGGTGACGAACATCATTGCCGCCGAGGCGATGCCCCAGGTGACCATGATGCGGGCGATCCAGCGCTTCGGACCGACTTTGTGCAAGATCATGTTGCTGGGGATCTCGAACAAGAAGTAGCCGACAAAAAAGATGCTTGCGCCGAGGCCGTAGACGGCGTCGGAGAAACCGAGATCTTGTTGCATCTGCAGCTTGGCGAAGCTGATGTTGACGCGATCAAGGTAAGCAAACACAAAGCAGATCACCAGCAGCGGCACGAAGCGCAGGGTGATGCGGCGGTATAGATTGGATTCCTGGATATCCTGCGCGGTTGCAGGATAGGGGACTGCTGCCATGACTTCTCTCCTCAATACATTTAAAAGGCGCAACTTACCTCCCGGCGATGCTTGTGGCAGCGCCGGAAGACAGGCTGGAATATTGTTATTTTTTTGCGATAGCGCGGCACATGTTCAATGCGCCGCGGTTGCTATCGTTATTGCTGTTTCGGCGGGATCAATAAGTCGCGCGGCCGCCCGACAGGTCGAAGACCGAGCCGGTGGTGAACGAGTTTTCTTCCGACACCAGCCACGACACCATTGCTGCGATTTCTTCTACCTTGACGAAGCGTCCACGGGGAATCTTCGACAGCATGTAGTCGATATGTGCCTGGGTGCATTGTTCCAGGATGCGGGTTTGCGCAGCGGCAGGAGTGATCGCATTAACGGCGATGTTCTTGGTGGCTGTTTCTTTACCGAGGCTCTTGGTCAGGGCGATCAGGCCGGCTTTGGCGGCGCTGTAAGCCGATGCGGTCGGATTGCCTTCTTTACCGGCGATTGACGCGACGTTGACGATACGGCCGTAGTTTTGCGCGATCATGCGTTGCACGACAACCTGATTGACGTAGAACGCGCCATTCAGATCGATATCGATGACGCGACGCCATTCTTCCGGCGAGTACTCCGCAACCACACCGTTCTGGCCTGCGATACCGGCGCTGTGCACCAGCACGTCGATCGATTGGGTGACCTTTTCAGTGGCTTCGATAGCGCGTTGCACAGCGGCCTGATCGCCGATGTTGACGACGACGGTTTCGACGTTGCCCAGCGGTTCCAGCTTGCTGCGTGCTTCTTGCAATACCTTCTCATCCATATCCCACAGGACGACTTTTGCCTTGCCTTGCAGAAGACGTTCAGCGATGGCAAAGCCGATGCCTTGCGCGCCGCCGGTGATGATCGCGCTGCGACCTTGAAAATCGTAGTGATTCATGTTGACTCCGTTCTCTTTACTCTTGAGGAAACCCGTATGATTTCCGTCTTCTCTGGACGGCTAATTAGTGCAAACCTGGTTCTGCTCCGTAGCGCAGCGCAGTTGAAATCCTTGGAATGGTCTTAAGACCATGAGGATTCCGAGCACCGCCCGACGCCGGCTGATGGCATCGCAGTAGGAGCAGGAGCAAGTTTTAAGCGTTCACTGTTTTCTGTTGTTGCTCACCGAGGCCTTCGATGCCCAGACGGATTGTCTGACCAGCAACCAGATACACCGGATTAGGCTTGACGCCCATGCCGACGCCCGGAGGCGTACCTGTCGAGATCACGTCGCCAGGCTGCAGGCTCATGAACTTGCTCAGATAGGAGATGATGAAAGGCACGTTGAAAATCATCGTGTTGGTGTTGCCGTTCTGGTAGCGCTTGCCGTCCACTTCCAGCCACAGTTGCAGATTGTTCGGATTGGCGATTTCGTCGCGTGTCACCAGCCATGGGCCGAGTGGACCGAACGTGTCGCAACCCTTGCCCTTGTCCCAGGTGCCGCCGCGTTCTGTTTGGTATTCGCGCTCGGACACGTCGTTGACGACGCAATAGCCGGCGATGTGCGACAGCGCATCTTTCTCTTCGATGTACGCGCCGCCCTTGCCGATGACTACGCCCAGCTCGACTTCCCAGTCGGTCTTCTTGGAGCCGCGTGGGATCTTCACGTCGTCGTTAGGACCGACCACGGCCGAAGTCCACTTGTTGAACACGACTGGTTCAGCAGGGATAGGCAGGTTGGATTCAGCAGCGTGATCGGCGTAGTTCAGGCCGATACAGATGAACTTGCCGATGTTGCCGACGCAAGCGCCGATACGTGGATTGCCGTCAACCACTGGCAGGCTTTGCAGATCCAAGGCGCGGATCTTGGCCAGAGTGCCGTCATCCAGGGCTGCGCCGTTGAAGTCCTTGACGTGCGCCGACAGATCGCGAATCTTGCCAGCCTGATCCAGGATGCCTGGTTTTTCTTGGCCGACAGGGCCGTAGCGGAGTAATTTCATTGCTCTTCCTTTGGTGGTTGATCTAAAGATAAAGCGCCATCTTGGCAAATGTGCGGCGCATAGTCCTGCTTTTTGGAATCGAGATAATACCAATTAATTGGTAAGACCATCAAACAACTTTGCCGCAATATAGATGAAAATATCTCATTTCGGCGATTGTCGTTTCTAGTTAGGTGGGGACATTTTTAATCGGGTTTGGGCAAGCACCCTTTATAAATGAATGACTTAGCGGGGGGGAGGGGAAGTCCATGTCGTGACGAAAATTGCAAAAAGAACCATATTGGAAGTCCGCAACCGGCCCAGGAACGGACAACTTAAACCTTGGATGCGATCCACCGCTATTGCGGACTTGCTGTCTTGGTAGATTCGATGCCAGCCAAGATCAAATCAATTCCGGCCAAGAAGTCAGCACGATCATTGTGGACACTCATTTGCGTAGCGATGCTTCGGGTGAATGGATAGCGATCGGGGTCGAGCTGCAACCAGGCGTCTGCCACCGTACTCAGGAATTCGGCTCTTTCTGCCTCTCGCGCCCGCGCCACTTGCGCATTAGCGGCGTTCTGTCCGCCCACCCCGAGAATGTAGTTCAGCAGCACCGACACCGTAACCCAATGCCGGTCAGGTGCTACGCCAAGCGCATGCACTTGTTGCCCGACACGCTCCAGCACGCTCACCATCGTCGACTTTCCTGCGGCCCATGCCAACGCGGAGCCAATCCACGGGTGCGCATCCATCGCATCGAACATCGTCAGCGCTACGGCACGAATCGCAGCTTTGGGTGACATGTCCTTCGCTTGTAAATCCACGCCAGGCCCAATAACCGCGCTGCAGGCGGCTTCGAGTAGATCGCTCTTGTTGGCGATGTGCCCGTAGATAGCTCCCGGACCGGTAGCCAAGCGCTCGGACAGGCTGCGGAAGGTCAGACCTGATTCGCCACCGCTGTCGAGCAATTCGATTGCGGCTTCGATGATCTGCTCGCGCGACAAGGATTCATCACGTCGCGGACGGCGCTGCATTTTTTTTTCCATCCGCTATCTTGACATAAATGGAACATCGTTCCAATATATTGGAACGATGTTCCAAACTTAAGAGCGCCTCACAAAAAACCATATGAATACGCCAATCGCCATCATCGGGGCCGGACTCGGCGGCCTCACGCTAGCCCGCGTCCTGCATCTTCATGGCATTCCCTCAACCGTCTACGAAGCGGAGCCTTCAGCCGAATCGCGCGCTCAGGGCGGGATGCTCGACATTCATGATTACAACGGACAACTGGCGCTGCAAGACGCCGGCCTGCTCACTCAGTTTCAAGAACTCATTTTGGAGGGGCGGCAAGCGATGCGGATTTTAAGTCCCGATGGACGACTCCTTTTTGAGAATCCAGATGACGGCACTGGGGGGCGTCCCGAGGTACAGCGTGGAGAGCTCAGACAGATGCTGCTCGATTCTTTGCCGGCCGGAACAGTACAGTGGAATCACAAAGTCGCCGGCGTACGGTCGATGGGAAATGGTCGCCATGAAGTCAGCTTCGCCAATGGCAGGACGGTGGCCACGCATTTGTTGGTCGGAGCCGATGGCGCCTGGTCAAAGGTACGTCCGTTGCTATCCGCAGTTATGCCCCAA
This genomic interval carries:
- a CDS encoding MFS transporter is translated as MAAVPYPATAQDIQESNLYRRITLRFVPLLVICFVFAYLDRVNISFAKLQMQQDLGFSDAVYGLGASIFFVGYFLFEIPSNMILHKVGPKRWIARIMVTWGIASAAMMFVTNETGFYILRFLIGSLEAGFVPGALYFFTNWFPSQRRGRINSLFMAAIALCGMIGGPISGGIMKFTHGVSSLHGWQWLFLLEGIPSIVLGVICWIVIDNKIEDARWLKDDEKKLLLARLAAEPKSEAVHSFRDALKQPSTITMSLIYLVLASGIYGLVFWMPQLIKTAGTDDTFIIGLITVIPYLCAAIGMILIGRSSDRTGERRWHLACCALAGAVGYAVSAYFGSNTLVLVVGLSFAATGIIAGIGLFWILPPRVLTGAAAAGGIALINSVGQLGGIITPYMVGKIRDITGSASLGLYVVALECLLGAALLLWALPKRIYFREPAEK
- a CDS encoding methyl-accepting chemotaxis protein, with protein sequence MNIIANLKIGKRLALGFSVILLLAIAIICIGIWRLQGVTDATKAMMQKPLEKERLISDWFPYVQTSILRVTAIAKSTDPALAPFFAKEDAASSKISTELLKKLQAVLETDQELVLFKKIEEQRQLYVVARDQMRKAKAAGDLDEANRLLETAFMPRATDLKDALQNLLTMQRKSIDDTAADIDRMAHTGRTLLIVLGVLILLFGVSCAWYLTVNITGPLTVAVGVARGIADGDLTARIVVRSKDEVGMLLSALKDMNSSLLRIVGDVRGGTDAIATASGQIASGNLDLSSRTEEQASSLEQTAAAMEQLSATVKQNSDNAVQANSLANSASTVAAEGGDVVGEVISTMRSIDASSKKIVDIISVIDGIAFQTNILALNAAVEAARAGEQGRGFAVVASEVRSLAQRSAAAAKEIKTLIGDSVEKVGAGTRLVEKAGVTMNDVVASVKRVTDVVSEISVASREQSEGIDQVKHAVTQMDSVTQQNAALVEEAAAAAQSLQQQADNLARIVSVFKLSHDAVQVAHMPHTPRRMKDIPADPVRLT
- a CDS encoding multidrug/biocide efflux PACE transporter, with amino-acid sequence MTQEKTLYERFLHAVLFELVALLLCAPVMSWLLGVSFAHAGLLTLMISLVAMAWNVIFNSIFDRLERRWKAKAAPTAVVEPRRFSVRIAHAVIFEAGLILAVVPMAAWWLNIGLVEAFILDIGLVLFFLPYTLVFNWCYDKIRAGMLKNATC
- a CDS encoding methyl-accepting chemotaxis protein; this encodes MNFLANMTISKRLNLGFAIILFSAIGVIAVSIWRLHTVAETTQAMMEKPLAKERLVSDWYRTIHTSVRRTTAIAKSSDPSLGAFFAEDASTSTKLSNEQQKALEALLTSDREKELFAQLSAVRKRYVAARDAITKAKTDGQVEEANRILEKVFPVEAKGYLDSLQQLLDLQRSSIDQIAASIHALYTMSRNLLIAFGALLFVAGWLFAWRLALSITRPLNQAVNIAETVAAGDLTSHIDTNRKDETGKLLHALKTMNDNLLRIVGQVRSGTDTIATASREIATGNLDLSSRTEQQAGSLEETASAMEELTSTVKQNADNARQANQLAASASDVAVQGGSVVGQVIDTMGAINESSKKIVDIISVIDGIAFQTNILALNAAVEAARAGEQGRGFAVVASEVRSLAQRSASAAKEIKELIDNSVQKVDSGSKLVEQAGATMTEVVASVRRVTDIVGEISSASQEQSDGIEQVNRAIAQMDESTQQNAALVEQAAAAAQSLQDQAHTLTEVVSIFKLDSAGAGSASLYKAARPVAASAMSAAPVTMRQPAATSAARKPAAKLPAAATVSTPAVSRQPKLPAATSDDDWEQF
- a CDS encoding ATP-binding protein — encoded protein: MKLTFLRWPRTLFARLALILCVGLVLAQTLSFWLTLTERDQATTNVMMGYIEREAASSVALLDHLPPAERPQWLPRLARRSYEFILGPGITGTPPDARLSRMVAKSIADGIGTDYALTVNAVPGDKERMQVHLKLTDGTPLTIDMRPMSGVPLSPWLPLVLALQLIVLAACCWLAVRLATRPLHALATAADALGPDLKAARLPEDGPSEVARASKAFNAMQDRIATYMTERMQILASISHDLQTPITRMRLRVDVMDDDPQHAKLQQDLQEMENLVKEGVAYARTLHGAAEAPIRIDPDALFDSLMCDYVDAGSDVSLEGNIGAPLVTRPQALRRILGNLIDNALKYGGSARIVVASSPQDGSVTIAVRDHGPGIPPALLEAVFEPFYRVEESRNRQTGGTGLGLAIARQLALAMDASLSLHNLPEGGLEARLTLAKMH
- a CDS encoding LysR family transcriptional regulator; this translates as MLHSVDALLMFIESANLGSFSAAARKLDKQQSTVSEAIANLEIDLGVTLFDRSTRKPTLTEHGHALLAHAQQMLDANDRLSRAAQRLAGGLEAQLSFALSDTYQSDVFEKSLSQLEQRYPDLRLECLIAEDQDAVDLVQSGRVQMALVAAQTSYPPDIGFEPIADQSEIGLYVSTKHPLARAAQVTGDMLRDARELRLNTYRDEVKPPRSGFHWSSSSYLILLEMTELGFGWAELPRWIVKRFGAADLKELQVNGWPKNIQVHLIWSRDRGLGQAGSWLCNTFLSPPASLRSNLSTSAT
- a CDS encoding MarR family winged helix-turn-helix transcriptional regulator; the protein is MPKTTDIADQANPKLSEFLCFAIYSANLAFGKAYKPILEELGLTYTQYIAIIALWEQDNQTVGSLGEKLFLESNTLTPILKKLEAMGYLVRQRDPGDERQVLISLTDAGRRLREKGMGMDLVDACGLTSAEFSRVQESVAALRDNLIKSTQGKN
- a CDS encoding organic hydroperoxide resistance protein, translating into MTQLQKVLYTGKTHTSSGGRDGFARSSDGRLDIQLSSPGSTGAGTNPEQLFAAGWSACFIGAMGLAAGKMKVALPSDLAVDAEVDLGTTDGAYFLQARLNVSLPGIERDVAQALLDAAHATCPYSKATRGNIGVEINLV